Genomic window (Juglans microcarpa x Juglans regia isolate MS1-56 chromosome 2S, Jm3101_v1.0, whole genome shotgun sequence):
CCATCAAATTTTAATCTACCAATTGATGAAGATGTTACTAGACACCCCCAATTTTCTCATTTGGGTTTAATAAATCGTTGAAATCTCCAATGCAAATTCATGGGCCAGGAAAGGAGTTGTGAATTGAGTCCTATGATGTTCAGAAATTTGCTTTATGTTGCCATTGTATTGGAGCATAGACATATGGAGCTAGCCAAGGATGGTTAGAAGGATCAgagtaaattaaaatagatatcgCATTCATATTCACACGTGCTGGTTCTACATTTACACTCGATCGCCATAATAGCAAAaggcctctttttttttttttcctgagactgagaaatttacaaaatgatagAAATCTATACTATTTACAATAGTAGAGGTGCGTTCAGTAGGCACCATGGTTTCCGACAAAAATATTAAGTCCGAGTTATACTTCCTAACATTTGCCCTTATAATTGCTTTGGAGCGGGTTAGTCCCCTGCAATTCTATACCATTGTCTTTATGAAGCAGTTGAAGGCATGGTAGAACCTTCCTCATCAGCTTTATTTGTTTTCCCAATTGTTGTTGGGTGTGGATTTTCCCAATGATATGGTTTGGTTTTGACATgctcttttggtttttttattttccagttGCCTTTGTTTGCTTTTCAAGTAGCATGAATGCTAGATCTTCCTCCTCATTTCTGGAGCTTTGATCTTTCCTTGTGGAAGTAGCAGGTGGTTCCTTGgagattttttgaatttttttctaagTCTGTTGACTATCTTCAAGGGTCAGTTGAGtatttctttttgttgcagTCTCAGCCGAAGGAGTCTCCATGGGATTGAAAGACCAATTTGTTGCTTTTAAAAAACCAGGTGACCCTTTTAGTTTTTCCTGTTGTTAGGAATCAAGATAATGGATAGTGAAAATACTtgaaaagtgttgagaatatttataaatagcagtgaaaaagtaataatagaatattgaataatagtaaaaagtatgtgaaaattaatgaatagtaggaaagtaggtgaaaagtaataataaagtaaagaatagtagtgagagtacttgagatactctcacttgccaaaccaGTCAGGGAAAAGTAGCTGGGTGGGCCCGATGGGGATGACTTTTAGAAATGTGCAAAAAATCTGTGAGTGACCCAGTCTACCACATGCATAACAAAAATCCGATAACCTCTCATATTTGAAGGAGACCCATGTGTCTATATTGTAGTCTCTTGGAAGCTAAAAACCTTGCTTCAGTGGGTTTGTTATGTCTATTTTCACCTTGatgcttataaattttttgcatGTTATTCCGAAATGTGGATCTACTTCCACCTCCGTTAGAGTTCCAATGACTTTCCCAATTTTTGTGACATTTGCAACAGTTATGTGATCCAGTGTGAGACCATGTATTTGCATAGGAAAAACTGATGTATTTAAACTGATCTCATGCCATGTTGATCCAGTAGCCAGCAGGCCACACCTTTAGGATGAGCAAGTGTCATTTGAAATTCCATGGGGCTTGACTGATGATTCTTTGTTTATCACGAACTGTCTGGAAAGCGAGAAGGAAAAGATTTACATCTAAATATTCAATGTggaatattttgataaaattccaAGCTCCTTTGAGACTTGCATGTAGTGAGATTTTGTTTAGTGGCTGAGTTGCAACTATTCTTCCCACTAACGCAAGTTTTGTGGTTTCTTTTGCAGTTTCTGTGGCTGGGAGTTAGGTTGAGGTCCTCCCATGATAGAGCTTATGTTTGTTGAATTAGAGAATCCATCTTCATGTCGAATATCTGATATGATCTAAACTTGTATTTTACTCTATTAAAGGAGCGGAAATTTCATTGTGAGGTGTAAAGAGTCTCCATAGAAAGGAGCGAAATACCCTATAGGACGATTAGCAAACGTTGTGACGTTAGTAAAAgatcaataataaaaagattacaATAACAACTTAGGCCTGCTTCGGATAAAGAAAtgttttcatcttatctcatttcaagaaacaaatatcacaaaatacaaatacttttcaatttcaaatttttaaattttcaactttgtttatctaatcattacttaattattataatttttctaaactttcaaataaaacacaaaaaataattcaattttttcaaatctcataacaaaaattatattaaaaaattatattctaacaatatttcaattttataatatttttattcaattttttttctcttctctcctcaaacccaataaaacattttaacttaaccatttataactcatctcagctcaactcaaatatctcactacaattcacaaattatcttaactcatctaatctcaactcactatcaaaaCCAGGCCCTAATGTCTTAAATGATATGACCACAACTATTAAGAGCATTCTCAATAGCTTAGGCAAAGGCAAAgctaaaatcacatgttttgcattttgcctattccattcaagatagattttcatattgaattatccatctattaaccaaaataataataatattttattattttattatatttatctaatttgtttttctgATTGCAATTTAAATCCATTGTAAATTGTATAAAAGCACttatatgtataataataattagtggTGCAACTATTATATAGCAACAAAATgagaacaaaattaatataaattattcaatGGAGGGTGAATAGTACCCATTCAAATATAAAGAGTTACTGTAGCTATCAAACAAAATATTTGTCTTTTGCCTCTTCCAATGTAGACCATTTTAAAGGATTGTTAGCCAGATTTTAGTTTGCATTTACATGACTAAgccaatgtgaatgctctaagaTCCTCATCTACACTGTTAATTGCATCCACAATCTGTTTTACATCTGGTTCAAACATCACTTGTGCAAATCCCAAATCTAGAAAAAGACTAGCAACAACGAAAGCACCCCAAGCTTTAACATCCTTGGGAGGAAAATAAGCCAGTTTGGGAGTTTATCTGCAAGCCAAGATGCGACCCATAGAATATTTGATAACAATCCCAGCACCAACCTTATCAGTGCCCCTCTCAACAGCTATATCCAAATTGCCTTTCACATAACCACTTCTTGGTACATGTCATCTTGGTTGTGTTATCTGAAAATGAAGGGCGGGAAGACCATGATGTTGTAGTTCTTAAAATTCTGCAAGAGATGCTTCTACCTGATCAATCAGATGTAGAGGGTGTGATCAAAAGATTGTCTAAATACCAGAGAACTTATTCTAAAGCATATACTTTGAGCAatacataaacattaatttaacatCTTCAATAGACAATCTTTGCTGAAAATGCAAACATTATTCTTGGAAAGTGATATTTCGAAGGGAACGTTTTTAAGATTAATACAACAATTACCCCAGACATCCTGTGCAGAAGCACACTCCCACAAAATGTATTCAATAAGGTTTCAGCTTCCAGTTGGCAGACAGGACAATTTCCATTATCCAAGACCTGTCGTTTACAAAGATTGGCTCCTGTTGTTAAAAGATTATTACATGCTTTCCATATATAAGTTTTGACACTTGGAGGGATATTAGTAGACCATATGAACTCCCAAAAATCTGTACTAGACTTGAGTATTAGATGAACTGCATAATTGTCTCATGGACCTCTCCTTTTCTAAACGGTAAGCACTCTTTACTGTAAAATTGTCAGATGAAGTGCCCCTCCAAATGAGTTTCTCAGCTGATAGCAGTGGACTCAATGGGCTCGGAATCATGTCCACCTCCTCTGCACAAAAAATCTCCTAAATTCAAAGAGCATTCAAATCTGGTGTGGGTTCGATTAAAATAGCAACTCTTGCATTAGCATCAAGTGTGTTAATTGGAGACTGGATCTGAAAAGTATTGGGCCTTGGTAAACCATTTATCCCTCCAAATGTCTATGCTATTCACATTGCCAACTCTCCATATCAAACCATCCATAAGAAGGTCTTTAGCTGACATCAAACTCCTCCATAAATAAGAGGCTCTTATTTGTAAGACTGCATTATGTAATTCCccataagagaaatatttagcCTTAAGGGTAACAACAAAAAGAGAATGGGGATTACACATTATTCTCCATAATTGTTTAGCTAAGAGAGCCTTGTTAAAACATCCCAATTCTCAGAAATCCCAAGCCCCTCATAGTTTTACATAGACCCATTTTCTCCCATCCAAtgtatttttgaattattttcctTATGTTCCCAAAAAAACCTATGTATAAGTCTATTTAGCTATTAACACAAGGTCTgaggtaataaaaaaaaaatactcataataTATGTTGGGATGGCTTGAATAACAACCTCCAAAAGAACTTCATTTCCTACTTGAGAGAGAAAAGTATGCTTCCAATTACTAAGTCTTTGCCATACCCTATTTGCAATAAAGTTGAAAGCCCTCATTCTGGATAGACCACCTAAAGATGGTACACCAAGATATTGTTCAAAGTTGTTAAGTGCTTGAGTTCCAACTGTAGCAACAATAATGTCCCATATCTCTTGCTTGgtgtttgaattgaaaaaaagtggTCTTATCACAGTTCAATTGTTGCCCCGAAGCTCTTTCATACAGTGCCAATAATCCTTTAAGTTTACTCCATTCAAGAGGATTAGCTTTGATGAAGAGTAAACTGTCATCTACAAAAAGTAAATGCAAAATCCTAACTGCCCCTCTAGCAATTGGAACCCATGAAGGTTTGCTTATCTTCAGCCTGTTGAATTAGGAAACTAAGAACTTCTAAGTATAGCAGAAAAAGATTGGCACTTAagggatccccttgcctcaaaccACAAGCAGGTTTAAATTGTGCATGAGACTCTCCATTCACTAACACCGAGTAAGACACTGAGATAAGACATTCTATATGAGAGAAATTCATCTTTCACTGAAGTCCATTTTCTCCATGATCATTTTTAAGAATCTCCATTCAACCCTATCATAAGTTTTGCTCATTTCTAACTTAGCAGCCATATAACCCTCTTTTCCATGGAAATGACAATTCATGGTATGTAAGGTCTCATAGGCAACAATGATATTATCAAAAATAAGACGACCAGGAATGAAAGCACTCTAATTTGGTTAGATGATGAAATTCAGTACCTTGTTGAGCCTATTAGCAAGGACCTTGACACTATCTTATACAGTACATTACATAATCTAATTGACCGTTAACAACTTCTTTCTCCTTTagaatcaaaataatatatgtatgaTTAATAGCTACAAGAGAGAGTTTCATTGAGACAATTCACCGAACTGGAACATACCTCAGGGCCTACAATATCCCAATGGTCTTGATAAAAAGTTGAAGCATATCCATCAGGTCTAGGTGATTTTAAAAGAGACATCTGAAACAATGTTGTAGTCACCTCCTCGGATGTAAAAGGCTCATCCCGGATCGGGATTTGAAGTTTGGAACAACTTTTTGTATAAAGAGCAGAAAACATCCATAACTTTTCGAGGATCGAACTGAATATGACCAAACTCATCTTCCAACTTAGTGATAAGATTGTGTTTCCTCCTTTGAGTAGCACACGTGTGAAAAAATCTTGTGTTTTCGATCCACCATTATGTGAGTCCTGCTTTGCCCTCTGTTTCCACAAAAGATCAGCTTTGTGTGGTTTATCGCAACCAATAAGGTTTACATTGAATAGTTTACTTGGCGTTCAAGGGCGCGGCTTAGCTCTGGGCCATAGTTATCTATTATTTTGAGGTTgatcatttattaaattaatccCTGAATTAGAGAAAAGTTTCCAAATAATTATcgtaataataatcatatattaaaatggtcatttcatttaaatttcgttaatttattataaagaattaTTGGTATTGGTGCTCAAATATCACGTTATGATCAATTAAGGATGAACACGTAAgacaattaaataattaaatttaaaaaaaattaaaatatacatatataaaaattaaaaattataccCATTTCGTGAGATATTCACTATCAAAATTGAGAGGTGTTTTCAACTCATAACATATAttcaataacaataaataaaccTGCAACAGAACTAACAGGACCAATAATAATCAGTTAACTTAGCTATGGAAAAGGCTTTGACAAAAACTTATAGCTGAAACCTGATTCATttatagaagaaagaaagattgaGGCCACTGCTGAAATGGGCTGAAATGTCATCTTTTCTATATCTGGAGTCTGGACCATTCAATTCAATCCGCTGACTATCCCCGACTCGGTAGTTATCCGATCTCAGCACGGAAACTTGATTCATTTTCTCTCGGCCAGACTAATGGCAGCTAAGACGCTATTCCCACATCCCCACCCTCTgacgcctctctctctccctttctccatTTCCAAGTCCCACCATAAACCATGGCCCGGACGGGCTCCGAACCCCACAAGGCCCAGAAGTCTGGCGGTGTGTGCCTCCCACTCCATCCAAGACCATGTCTTATCCTCCGCTGTTCTTGTGGAACAGCTTCACCACCATAGCCCCTCCTCGCTCATATTACTTTCAGAGAGCATGGGTTATTCTTCGGCTAGCTACTATACTTCATTGGGTCTATTTGTCATCTCAGTTCCTGGCCTCTGGTCCCTTATCAAGCGATCTGTGAAGTCCAAGGTTCTTTCTCATCAGTTTTCTTAATTTCTCCAACTCTGTCTTTTCTCTTAGTTTCTTTCTCCAATTGTCCctcaaaaagagaaattaaagaATTTCAAGACTGTTTTATCCTTCCTCTTAGTTTCTTTGTCCAATAGTCCCTCAAAGAGGGAAATTAAAGAGTTTCAAAACTGCTTTATCCTTAGCATTTTACTGCCGGTGATATCCCctccataaaaagaaaatgatggggggacaatcaaataaatcaactaACTTCGTCACAtcgatataatttttttttttttttgtgcgtCTCTATTCTTTGGTTTAGTTTATCAACGAGCTAGTTTCATTGGGGTTCTATATCAGATTGTGCAGAAGACATTTATAGGGGAAGGAGAATGGAGAAAGGCACCTAATCAGGTGGCAGGAGAAATCCTATCTTTCTTTACCCGTAACAATTTTGCGGTGACCGAGAGAGGAGAGACCGTAACGTAAGCCACTCCTCATTCTCCTCCAGAATCTAAACAACACAACATTTTACACTTCCATCAAATAAGTCGTGATTTACATAAGAaagcaaaatgattttattcagGTGTAGACCATACTGAAGGTAAAAAACTACTACACGATCAGATGCTGAAAGTTTAGCCTGTCGTTCTTCACCCGCAACTTGGGATGATTAACTGCTATATCAAAAAATTTAAGACCTTTGTTCGCTTGAGATAAAAGTTTTATAACTTATGATTCTCTCTTGATTAAAGTTTTGAAGGCATGATGGTACCAAGCCGAGGCCAAGCAGCCTTGCTCACTTTCTGCACCTGCATCAGCCTGGCAAGCGTGGCCCTTGTTCTTACAATAACCGTACCAGATTTTGGCAATAATTGGTTCTGGCTTACGATCCTAAGTCCATTTGCGTAAGTGCAGGCACTCTGATATTGTAAACAATTATACAATGCCTGTAATCCATTTGCCAAACCACACGTAATTTGACGTACTAACTCTTTGGTAATGGAACTCAGAGGAGCTTATTACTGGAAACGAGCATCAAGAAAGGAGCAGATCAAGGTTAAAATGATGGTTGCAGATGATGGGACCCTTTCCGAGATCATCGTTCAAGGGGATGACCAGCAAGTAGAGCAAATGAGAAAAGAGCTTCTGCTCAGTGAAAAGGGCATGGTGTATGTCAAGGGAATCTTCGAGAGATGACCAAGattctttttgtgaaaaaatacaTACCTGTGTGTGTACACACacttatatatatgcattcatCCGAACTACCATCGAAATTTGACGTTTGGATTGTGCATGTACCTTTCTGTTCAGAGTACTTGGCTATCTATGCGTACCGGGGGGGGCCttaaaaattgtgtgattgaaCTCAAGTCTTGAGTTTCTGAAGAATGAACAGTAAGTATAGGTTATGCACTCGAATTTTCTATTGAAAAATTATCCGAAACACGATTGATGGTAACGAATGGATAGTATATCCGGAATCTTACTTTCCATCACAGCAGTTTTAACTTTGAAAAGAATTCTTGGGTTAAAAGAAACCGATATATAGAGTTATCACGTACCTGGTTGGTTTCCAAATTCTTTTCTATGGTCAACTTCTTGGAAACAGTTTACTGCGAGTGTATAAGTTCTATCCTACCCAAACGGATACTTTGTCATGGAGATGTTTTCACGGCGGCAATTACGTTGGAACAAACACCCGGTCCCAACCGCTCCCCTTCATAACTAGATAAAACACTATCATCCATTATcacaacaccacaacaaaacaaatcaaatttaaTAGCAGCTTCCTGAAATTGTGAAGTCCCAAATTTCCAGGCTACTTATTTAGAATTTCAGAAACACCAACGACAGTTAACAGTACTCAAGTACATAATCATTCCTAATATCGCCCAAGAATAAATGGGCTGAAATCAAGATGTCCGCAAAAAATCTTCGGCATTATCtgcttaaattaaaaaaaaactgggaTCATCAATAATTGTAGTTTTCTAGAGAGCAAGGCATGATTCTCAACCAATCAGTAACTTGTTCTCTTCCAAAAAGGAGTAAGTCGGTACCTCCAAATTGTATGGAGCTGGCCCCTTACGAATCCTACCAGATATATCATAATGGGATCCATGGCATGGGCAAAACCATCCACCGAAGTCACCGGCATTTGGCAAGGGAATGCAACCCAGATGTGTGCAGACTCCAACAACAATGAGCCATTCAGGATTCTTAACCCTCTCTGAGTCCAGCTGTGGGTCTCGAAGAGATCCAACATCAACACTGTTTGCCAGCTTTATATCATCCTCAGTTCGGCGCCTGATGAAGACTGGCTTTCCACGCCACTTAACAGTCACAGTAGAGCCCGGCTCAATACTGGAGAGATCAACCTCAAGCGAGGCCATTGCAAGAACATCCTTACTGGCTGACATGCTCAGCACAAACTTGAGGATGAGGAGACGAATCAGTGAGGCATAGACAAACCTACCACCGGTCAGGACAAAATAGGCAAATGCCCGCTTACTGGGGTCACCTGGAGGGTAACGCTCATGGTTGTACGCATCATAAAGGATCTTTGAAGTAGGGTTCTTAACAGCTGCCACAGTTGCAGCAACATCTGGAACTATGCTGTTTTCCTTGTTGGGGTCAAAGACTCGGAAGCAAAACCTGGACCTACCAATCATTTGCCAGCAAGAGTCATAAgaaaatgaacaagaataaaaagTGCACAACCATGTATGCGGTCAATAATATGAATATTCCAGTGGGCAAAGAAATCAACTGAAATGGCCATCCAATCTTTGAAGGGTGGAGAGTGATGATAATAGGCTTCAAAAggcaacaaaaaataatgtaCAACTTGCTCCACGATAAAAAGAACCtgtatatttattcatattcaCGGTTTTTTAATTGGCAtcgggtgtccgagaacagcATCCTGACAAATCCCAGGAGTGTACAGGCCCTCAGCATGAAGTTTCCCGCAAATACACCTCGGGtagtaattcaaggggaaattcCCCCAATCCAATGGCCCCAatagattgtttgcacccaagaggattcgaatcttagaccttggagggagcataccaccaagaccaaggccttcacagTTTTTACTCCCTCATTGACACAAAGTTTTCAAGCATTTTTCCAGCTGCCTTTATATTCAATTCCCAGATCCCTCAGCAAAATTAGGAAGCAAAAGAGAAAACTCTGAAATAGGGATCATGCAAATACATGTTCTTACGTACTGACTTGTGCACGCACATCTTAGGTGGATAAGCCTATGTCTGTGTCTCACATGAAAAACAATCAGTCCGAATGTAGTCCTGGACACTATAATTTGGTATCAATAGGTAGTTGACAATTGTATGTGGGGTCAAGGAGTTGAAAACCCATATATAGAAACAGATAAGTATTACATATCATCATTCTAGATATCACAACAATATCACGAAGATTTAATACAACTAAATTCAAACCAGcaacaataaattattattattattttaaaagttcaAACCAGCAACAAGAAATTATAAATCTTGACATCTATAATTATCTTCGGATATATAGAATTGtattctttcttataaaaaaagaatcgTGTACTTCTATATTCCAACTATGAGGATAGAGACAAATATCCATTAAGACATGAAACACAATCACACAAACTTCCCACCCGATCTTATCAAACATATTTTTGACAAGCGGGAAGAACACTTCTTCAAATACCCAACAGATCCTGAAATATACTTGCAATCGacattactttttttcttttttttttttttttgacaagcatcaatataaaaaactcctaattatgcattaaaaaaaaactcctaacCTTTATTGAGAAACTAGCTTCCACAACTAAAAACCCAACCTCCTCCAATAAATGCAAATAACTATAGCACTGAAGATAGCGCCCCCTCCCCAAACAGTCAAGAGCGCTCATACAACAGCACGCTCAATCAAGCACGCTGGTGATATTTCTGAATAAATAGCGTCGAATAAACAGAATAATTAATACCGGAACAAGGTAATTATGTATCCTTCGGAATTGTTGACGATACTAAAGCAACATAACAAAACccaaaagttacaaaaaaaaaaaatctaacgaGATGAATCAGAATTAACCGAAATAAAACCGAGTAGTATATAGAGGGAAAAGGAAGGAAGCCCTAACCTTTGAAGGGAAGTTGGAATAAGTCGGGTCGGAGGGAAAAAGAGGAGTAGAAGAAGATATCGGATCTGGGGTGATCGAAAGACGAGGAATAACTACCGTTGAAGGATAAATAACGAGAGACGATGGCGGAGGCGGACTGGTTGCGCCTCCAAGGCGACGACGGAGAAAGAGAAGATAGCCTCCTCGCTGCAACCCTCAGCATCTTCTTCTGATTAtttttcgtcttcttcttcgCTGGATTTAACCAATCTGATCGGCGTCGCCAAAGAATTGGGAAAATTCGGCAAACCCTTTTGATTGAACGAGCATCCGAGCAAGATAGAGGAGTAGGAATTGCCTGTGATTGGGTGTTTGTTTAGGAACTGACTGTGATTGGGTTTTTTCAGAGATTCTATGATTTTGACACGTAACCATTTTAATCGACGTAGAGACCTGATCGCTACCAATAAACTTTACTTGTCGTTTACGCCTAAAAATTAAATGCTACGTGTCGTTCATAAATCTTAAATACTCCATTCTTACTAACTGTTGATGAGTTTACGAGTAAATCAATTATAGTTCTACACACCGCTGAATCATACGCGtagattaatttaaattttcctTCCAATTTATGAGAGGTAAAATACCCCTGACCTATATGACGTCTCAGCCCAGCTCAAAGGCCCATTTATAGAgtaaataagaaacaaaaatggGATAAGAAAAAACAACTGTCAAAgttaccaaaagaaaaaaaaggtgtgCGAGAGAggtgagaggaaagaaaaaaaaaaaagtttagacGATCAATAAAGCTAGgcagaaagaaatgaaagaagtgATATAAAGTTGATTTTCTCACCAACTACTGACAAAAGTCATAATAAAAGGGATATGAGATTTGAGGGAGAGGGGGCGATAATTACGAGAACACAGagcatcatcttcaacctcacaATGAGAGTTCCAAAGATATAatcttttttagaaaaaagttaTCCGACCTCTATTATATAAGAGAAACGAGAAACTatgaaagattttaaaatactcatattatagtagatttgtCTTCCAAACGACCTGTGGATTTAGGttgtgatgcccccagattTTGCGTGTAATTTGGTGGACTCtgaagcatcgggacatgcagCACAATGTTACTCATTCTTGTTTATGACAAATAAAGATACAATACACttaacatgcatataaaaataagtaatattcgcaacaaataattttttttctttgagcaatactatgtactAGATAAGATATATCtcaaacatccaaacatattttataatcttaaaataacaAATGTTCAAAAGTTATAGTGTATGTCCAAAAAATCTATAACATCATGAGTATTGGAGACAACGCTCCTTAAGTACATGTGAAGACTAATATAACTACTAGGTTAGTCTATCAAGTAGTTCACTCAACTCGGCCAAGTAAGCCAAAATACTATCGATAAAACGAAGCATCGAAGTGATGAGTTCCGTGTCGTTGCGTTGCCGCCTAATTGACCTCCTCCAGTCGTCCATCTGTTGCGTCTCTTAATCCTAGCACGTGATCTACCATTTCGGaagaaatgatagttgagactaccaGGTGAGATTTTCACAaagttaacaaataattttaactaGTAGTGTATGTACAGTGCATGCATAACAGTAAATATATGAATGCTAATGTGAACATGCGTGACATGATGTGACTTGACAATTAATAAGACATGAATTGAACTAACGTGAActgaacatgacatgaaataaacaaaactgAACGTAAAATAAGAAGAACGTGAACTAAAATTGAACTAAACTGAATGTAAAATAAACATGAAGTGAACTAGAAttgaactgaacatgaacatgaacatggaaTCTTGTTCCCATAATAACTGCTTAATTAAACATGAACTGTGGATGTTGCACAGGTCCCATTGAGCCGTGTGTCATTACCGATACAACATTACATCACATATATTTGCACCAATTGTGAGTACGTTAACATACGCATCACACCATAAGTATCTACTTCTGCTGCGAGTACGTAATGTATGCATCACACCATCGGCGTTGGTGCGTGACTTCACTCCAATGACCAGTTACTTAGGCTTCATTCGACGCCTGCTGACAGTACTTTTGTTAGCAGAAGAAATTTCACACCAGTTTAAACACCCAAACATAAACAATAGAGTTCCGCTAGAATAATTACCTCATCCTAGTACTTGAGGTTATGGTAAACATAAAAGGCTCAACTAacttgaaaatactatttttcatgATGAATTCCGAACTCGTGACATGACGTAGCGTGAAACAAAACAACAGATGACATAGCTTGACATGTGTACATGAGACTA
Coding sequences:
- the LOC121251906 gene encoding protein COFACTOR ASSEMBLY OF COMPLEX C SUBUNIT B CCB1, chloroplastic, translated to MAAKTLFPHPHPLTPLSLPFSISKSHHKPWPGRAPNPTRPRSLAVCASHSIQDHVLSSAVLVEQLHHHSPSSLILLSESMGYSSASYYTSLGLFVISVPGLWSLIKRSVKSKIVQKTFIGEGEWRKAPNQVAGEILSFFTRNNFAVTERGETVTFEGMMVPSRGQAALLTFCTCISLASVALVLTITVPDFGNNWFWLTILSPFAGAYYWKRASRKEQIKVKMMVADDGTLSEIIVQGDDQQVEQMRKELLLSEKGMVYVKGIFER